A window of the Emys orbicularis isolate rEmyOrb1 chromosome 1, rEmyOrb1.hap1, whole genome shotgun sequence genome harbors these coding sequences:
- the ATF4 gene encoding cyclic AMP-dependent transcription factor ATF-4, translated as MNLLNNEMLLGGLLSPFNQSSLVAEESLGLLDDYLEVAKPLRSHGFSSDKAKAVSSNWLAVDSLGKNTDNSQEDAFSGMDWMVEKMDLKEFDFDALLGMDDLEATVSPDELMATLEDTCDLLDPPTQEIYDKEPPLITDPIIHHPESPIGVDQVASLTLLLSLPLPPGSLTSTPDHSFSLDLGSEVDVLEGDRKPEATTFVVVFPKLEKEEEAHSDDSGICMSPESYLGTPQHSPTTSVESLTDSQFATDPICDSVRPKPYDHPAEKVVSAKVKGEKRADKKLKKMEQNKTAATRYRQKKRAEQEALSGECRELEQKNEALKEKADSLSKEIQYLKDLIEEVRKAKGKRTKGPE; from the exons ATGAACCTCTTGAACAACGAGATGCTATTGGGGGGTTTACTGTCCCCCTTCAACCAGTCGTCTTTGGTGGCTGAGGAAAGCCTAGGACTTCTAGATGACTACCTGGAGGTGGCCAAGCCCCTCCGTTCGCATGGGTTCTCCAGCGACAAGGCTAAGGCAGTCTCCTCCAATTGGCTGGCTGTGGATAGTTTGGGCAAAAACACAGATAACAGCCAGG AGGATGCCTTCTCAGGCATGGATTGGATGGTGGAGAAGATGGATCTGAAGGAATTTGACTTTGATGCCCTGTTAGGAATGGATGACTTGGAAGCCACCGTCTCTCCAGATGAGCTCATGGCCACGTTGGAAGACACGTGTGATCTATTAGACCCCCCTACCCAGGAAATTTACGACAAAGAACCTCCACTGATAACTGACCCAATTATCCATCACCCTGAATCTCCAATTGGAGTAGATCAGGTGGCCTCACTCACCCTCCttctgtctcttcccctccccccagggtcccTGACTTCCACTCCAGACCATTCTTTTAGTTTAGATCTAGGCAGTGAAGTTGATGTACTGGAAGGAGACAGAAAGCCAGAAGCCACCACATTTGTGGTGGTGTTCCCCAAGttggagaaagaggaggaagccCACTCAGATGATAGTGGAATATGCATGAGCCCGGAGTCTTATCTAGGGACCCCCCAACACAGTCCAACCACCTCTGTAGAATCTCTCACTGACAGCCAATTTGCCACAGACCCCATTTGTGATTCTGTGCGGCCCAAACCATATGATCATCCTGCCGAGAAGGTAGTGTCAGCAAAGGTGAAGGGAGAAAAAAGAGCTGATAAGAAACTGAAGAAGATGGAGCAGAATAAGACAGCTGCCACACGTTATCGGCAGAAGAAGAGGGCAGAACAGGAGGCCCTGTCTGGGGAGTGCCGAGAGCTAGAGCAGAAGAATGAGGCACTGAAGGAGAAGGCAGATTCCCTGAGCAAAGAAATCCAGTATTTGAAAGATTTGATCGAAGAGGTCCGCAAGGCCAAGGGCAAAAGAACTAAAGGCCCTGAATAG
- the MIEF1 gene encoding mitochondrial dynamics protein MIEF1, translating to MAGAGERKGKKDDNGIGTAIDFVLSNARLVLGVGGAAMLGIATLAVKRMYDRAISAPSSPTRLSQSGKRSWEEPNWLGSSSRLLNQDMKTNLSRSLQTLPTDPSALDADAFRPAKPKPSAKRSQVELKKSRLRLSLQEKLFAYYRRKVAIPAEEQARAKQAAVDICAELRSFLRAKLPDMPLRDMYLSGSLYDDLQVVTADHIQLIVPLVLEQNLWSCIPGEDTIMNIPGFCLVRRENPEYFPRGSSYWDRCVVGGYLSPKAVADTFEKVVAGSINWPAIGTLLDYVIRPAAPPETLTLEVQYEPERHLLIDFLPSLTLGDTILVAKPHRLAQYDNLWRLSLRPAETARLRAVDQGDSGCRCLCLKILKAVCKSNPALGRLTASQLTNVILHLAQEESDWSQNVLADRFLQALKGLIGYLEAGVLPSALNPKVNLFSELTPEEVDELGYTLYSSLSEPQVLLQT from the exons ATGGCAGGTGCTGGAGAGCGCAAGGGGAAGAAGGATGACAACGGCATTGGCACAGCCATCGATTTTGTGCTCTCCAATGCCCGGCTCGTGttgggtgtgggcggagctgccATGCTGGGCATTGCCACGCTGGCTGTCAAACGA ATGTATGACAGGGCAATCAGTGCTCCCAGCAGCCCCACCCGCTTGAGTCAGTCAGGAAAGAGAAGCTGGGAGGAGCCAAACTGGCTGGGGTCCTCATCACGGTTACTGAACCAGGATATGAAGACAAATCTGAGCCGTTCCCTACAGACCCTTCCAACTGACCCTTCAGCTTTAGATGCAG ATGCGTTCCGACCTGCAAAGCCCAAACCGTCTGCCAAGAGGAGCCAAGTAGAATTGAAGAAGTCGCGCCTCCGTCTGTCCCTGCAAGAAAAACTCTTTGCCTACTACCGGAGGAAAGTGGCTATCCCAGCAGAAGAGCAGGCCCGGGCCAAGCAGGCAGCTGTAGATATCTGCGCTGAGCTGCGTAGCTTCCTACGTGCCAAGCTGCCAGACATGCCCCTGCGTGACATGTACCTCAGTGGCAGCCTGTATGATGATCTGCAG GTAGTGACAGCTGATCACATTCAGCTCATTGTGCCTCTAGTCTTGGAGCAGAACCTGTGGTCATGCATTCCAGGTGAGGACACCATCATGAATATCCCTGGCTTCTGCCTGGTGCGTCGGGAAAACCCAGAGTACTTCCCCCGTGGGAGCAGCTACTGGGACCGCTGTGTGGTGGGGGGCTACCTCTCCCCCAAGGCTGTGGCAGACACCTTTGAGAAAGTAGTGGCAGGCTCCATCAATTGGCCAGCCATTGGGACCCTCCTGGACTATGTGATCCGTCCAGCAGCACCCCCAGAGACCCTGACACTGGAAGTCCAGTATGAGCCAGAGCGACACCTTCTTATTGACTTCCTACCATCCCTGACACTTGGTGACACCATCCTGGTGGCCAAACCCCACCGATTGGCCCAGTATGACAATCTATGGCGACTGAGCCTGCGGCCAGCAGAGACAGCTCGCCTGCGGGCCGTGGACCAAGGTGATTCTGGCTGCCGTTGCTTGTGCCTCAAGATTCTCAAAGCTGTGTGCAAGTCAAACCCAGCACtgggccgcctcactgccagccAGCTCACCAATGTCATCCTGCACCTGGCCCAAGAGGAGTCTGACTGGTCCCAAAATGTGCTAGCTGACCGCTTCCTGCAGGCACTGAAGGGACTGATTGGCTACTTGGAGGCTGGTGTCTTACCCAGTGCTCTGAATCCCAAGGTGAACTTGTTTTCAGAGCTCACCCCTGAAGAAGTGGATGAGTTGGGCTACACTCTCTACAGCTCCCTCTCAGAGCCACAGGTCTTGCTGCAGACGTAA